The Aeromicrobium yanjiei genome includes a region encoding these proteins:
- a CDS encoding ABC-F family ATP-binding cassette domain-containing protein: MLTVSNVELRFGARVLMSDVSFRVDKGDKVGLVGRNGAGKTTLTRMLSGDGQPAAGSITSTGKIGYLPQDPKSGDLSTTARDRILGARGLDEALTAMRKAEIDMGSPDPEIAEKAMKSYSRAETLFGAGGGYAAESEAATISHALGLPDRVLEQPLSTLSGGQRRRIELARILFSDADTLLLDEPTNHLDADSVTWLRGFLKTFSGGVVIISHDVDLIEETVNKVLYLDANRGTIDIYNMGWASYVKQREADEARRKRERALAVKKADALTSQANKFRAKASKASTAQQMLRRAEQLVSGLEGERVQDKVANIKFPKPAPCGKTPLMAEGLSKSYGSLEIFTGVDLAIDRGSRVVILGLNGAGKTTLLRMLAGTLTPDTGELQPGHGLKIGYFAQEHETLDTSRTVLENMQASAPQLTDTEARSVLGSFLFSGDDTSKPAGVLSGGEKTRLALASLIVSSANVLLLDEPTNNLDPASREEVLRAIRTYEGAIVLVSHDEGAVRALEPDRVLLLPDGDEDLWSEDYLDLVTLA, translated from the coding sequence ATGCTCACCGTCTCCAATGTGGAGCTGCGCTTCGGCGCGCGCGTCCTGATGTCCGATGTCTCCTTCCGTGTCGACAAGGGCGACAAGGTCGGGCTCGTCGGACGCAACGGCGCCGGCAAGACCACCCTGACGCGGATGCTCTCCGGCGACGGACAGCCCGCGGCCGGGTCGATCACGTCGACCGGCAAGATCGGCTACCTGCCGCAGGACCCCAAGTCCGGTGACCTGTCGACGACCGCGCGGGACCGCATCCTCGGCGCACGCGGCCTCGACGAGGCGCTCACCGCGATGCGCAAGGCCGAGATCGACATGGGCTCGCCCGATCCGGAGATCGCCGAGAAGGCCATGAAGTCGTACAGCCGCGCCGAGACGCTGTTCGGGGCCGGTGGCGGGTACGCCGCGGAGTCCGAGGCTGCCACGATCTCCCACGCGCTGGGACTGCCCGACCGCGTGCTGGAGCAGCCGCTGTCGACGCTCTCGGGCGGTCAGCGCCGCCGCATCGAGCTCGCGCGCATCCTGTTCTCCGACGCCGACACGCTCCTGCTGGACGAGCCGACCAACCACCTGGACGCCGACTCGGTCACCTGGCTGCGCGGCTTCCTCAAGACGTTCAGCGGCGGCGTGGTGATCATCAGCCACGACGTGGACCTGATCGAGGAGACCGTCAACAAGGTCCTCTACCTCGACGCCAACCGCGGCACGATCGACATCTACAACATGGGCTGGGCGTCGTACGTCAAGCAGCGCGAGGCCGACGAGGCCCGGCGCAAGCGCGAGCGCGCCCTGGCGGTCAAGAAGGCCGACGCCCTGACGAGCCAGGCCAACAAGTTCCGCGCGAAGGCGTCCAAGGCGTCCACGGCCCAGCAGATGCTGCGCCGGGCCGAGCAGCTCGTCTCCGGACTCGAGGGCGAGCGCGTGCAGGACAAGGTCGCCAACATCAAGTTCCCCAAGCCCGCCCCGTGCGGCAAGACCCCGCTCATGGCCGAGGGCCTGTCCAAGTCGTACGGCTCGCTCGAGATCTTCACGGGCGTGGACCTCGCGATCGACCGCGGCAGTCGCGTCGTCATCCTGGGCCTCAACGGCGCGGGCAAGACGACCCTGCTGCGCATGCTGGCCGGCACCCTCACGCCCGACACGGGCGAGCTGCAGCCGGGCCACGGCCTCAAGATCGGCTACTTCGCGCAGGAGCACGAGACCCTCGACACCTCCCGCACGGTGCTGGAGAACATGCAGGCCTCGGCCCCGCAGCTCACCGACACCGAGGCGCGCAGCGTCCTGGGATCGTTCCTGTTCAGCGGCGACGACACCTCGAAGCCCGCAGGCGTCCTGTCCGGCGGCGAGAAGACCCGTCTGGCGCTCGCGAGCCTCATCGTCTCCAGCGCCAACGTCCTGCTGCTCGACGAGCCGACCAACAACCTGGACCCCGCGTCACGCGAAGAGGTCCTGCGCGCCATCCGTACGTACGAGGGAGCCATCGTGCTCGTGTCGCACGACGAGGGCGCCGTGCGGGCGCTCGAGCCCGACCGGGTGCTGCTGCTCCCCGACGGCGACGAGGACCTGTGGTCCGAGGACTACCTCGACCTCGTCACGCTGGCCTGA
- a CDS encoding SURF1 family protein has protein sequence MYRFILSARWIGFAIFVVVLAAVCTRLGLWQMHKLEHRLDRNDVITAHFKADPIDLTKALPAGAKVDETSEWTRVRATGTYDVEHEVTVKFTTRDGAPGADVITPLVLDSGDAILINRGWVETENNVTRPDVSEPPSGEVTVEGWLRQNNGAGGDAVKPNGGQVRAVSSEGMADFVPYDLLDGYVNLQEQTPPASDDLAAQPHPELGQGPHFFYALQWWFFALLAVVGYFWFARAEAKERRKPTRIDGFAPAKERSPVS, from the coding sequence GTGTATCGCTTCATCTTGAGTGCGCGCTGGATCGGATTCGCGATCTTCGTGGTCGTCCTGGCGGCCGTCTGCACCCGTCTGGGGCTCTGGCAGATGCACAAGCTCGAGCACCGCCTGGACCGCAACGACGTCATCACGGCGCACTTCAAGGCCGATCCGATCGACCTGACGAAGGCGCTGCCGGCCGGCGCCAAGGTCGACGAGACCTCGGAGTGGACCCGGGTGAGGGCGACCGGCACGTACGACGTCGAGCACGAGGTCACGGTCAAGTTCACGACCCGCGACGGCGCCCCGGGCGCCGACGTGATCACTCCCCTGGTCCTCGACTCCGGTGACGCGATCCTCATCAACCGCGGCTGGGTCGAGACCGAGAACAACGTCACCCGCCCCGACGTGTCGGAGCCGCCGAGCGGCGAGGTCACCGTCGAGGGCTGGCTGCGGCAGAACAACGGAGCCGGCGGGGACGCGGTCAAGCCCAACGGTGGCCAGGTCCGCGCGGTGTCCAGCGAGGGCATGGCCGACTTCGTGCCGTACGACCTGCTCGACGGCTACGTGAACCTGCAGGAGCAGACGCCCCCGGCCTCGGACGACCTGGCCGCCCAGCCCCACCCCGAGCTCGGCCAGGGCCCACACTTCTTCTACGCCCTGCAGTGGTGGTTCTTCGCCCTGCTGGCCGTCGTCGGCTACTTCTGGTTCGCGCGCGCCGAGGCCAAGGAGCGCCGCAAGCCGACCCGCATCGACGGATTCGCGCCGGCGAAGGAGCGCAGCCCCGTCAGCTGA
- the moaA gene encoding GTP 3',8-cyclase MoaA, with translation MELIDSHGRVATDLRVSLTDRCNLRCQYCMPAEGLDWLPTEDTLTDDELVRLITIGVEVLGIRDVRFTGGEPLLRRSLPAIIAATKALPSNPRTAMTSNGLGLKHTARALAEAGLDRVNISLDTTDPATFERITRRNRLHDVVAGLAAARDAGLTPVKINAVLLRGINDLEAPDLLRWAMDHDYELRFIEQMPLDAQHGWNREAMVTADETLTLLGEHFTLTGLDGRGSAPAEKFLVDDGPHTVGIIGSVTRPFCGDCNRVRLTADGQIMNCLFAREESDLRAAMRGGASDVEIAERWAAAMMTKLPGHGIADPTFLQSSRPMSAIGG, from the coding sequence ATGGAGCTGATCGACAGTCACGGGCGGGTGGCCACCGATCTGCGCGTGTCGCTGACCGACCGCTGCAATCTGCGCTGCCAGTACTGCATGCCCGCCGAGGGACTGGACTGGCTGCCCACCGAGGACACGCTGACCGACGACGAGCTGGTCAGGCTGATCACGATCGGCGTCGAGGTGCTGGGCATCCGCGACGTCCGCTTCACCGGGGGCGAGCCGCTGCTGCGTCGCAGCCTGCCGGCGATCATCGCGGCCACCAAGGCGCTGCCGTCCAACCCGCGCACCGCGATGACGTCCAACGGGCTCGGGCTCAAGCACACCGCGCGCGCACTCGCCGAGGCCGGACTGGACCGGGTCAACATCAGCCTCGACACGACCGATCCCGCGACGTTCGAGCGCATCACCCGTCGCAACCGGCTCCACGACGTGGTCGCCGGACTCGCCGCCGCCCGCGACGCGGGCCTGACGCCGGTCAAGATCAACGCGGTGCTGCTGCGCGGCATCAACGACCTCGAGGCGCCCGATCTGCTGCGCTGGGCCATGGACCACGACTACGAGCTGCGGTTCATCGAGCAGATGCCCCTCGACGCCCAGCACGGCTGGAACCGCGAGGCGATGGTCACCGCCGACGAGACCCTCACACTGCTGGGCGAGCACTTCACCCTCACGGGCCTCGACGGACGCGGCTCGGCACCCGCGGAGAAGTTCCTCGTGGACGACGGACCGCACACGGTCGGCATCATCGGATCCGTGACGCGACCGTTCTGTGGTGACTGCAACCGCGTACGCCTGACCGCCGACGGCCAGATCATGAACTGCCTGTTCGCCCGCGAGGAGTCCGACCTGCGCGCCGCGATGCGCGGGGGAGCGTCCGACGTGGAGATCGCCGAGCGCTGGGCGGCGGCGATGATGACCAAGCTGCCCGGCCACGGCATCGCCGACCCGACGTTCCTGCAGTCGTCGCGCCCGATGTCCGCGATCGGCGGCTGA
- a CDS encoding acetone carboxylase: MAEALICSAKGCPAEAQHQVMWNNPKLHTPDRRKIWLACDEHEETLRAFLGARGFWKQTVPVE, encoded by the coding sequence ATGGCTGAGGCGCTCATCTGCTCGGCCAAGGGGTGCCCGGCCGAGGCACAGCACCAGGTCATGTGGAACAACCCCAAGCTGCACACGCCCGATCGTCGCAAGATCTGGCTCGCGTGCGACGAGCACGAGGAGACGCTCCGCGCATTCCTCGGGGCCCGCGGCTTCTGGAAGCAGACCGTCCCCGTCGAGTAG
- a CDS encoding DUF3099 domain-containing protein, with protein sequence MPESREPRKQQVFSITSAAESQTQDRVRREKRYAFSMLVRTVCFLGGVVLVMQPMPWAVIGWLMFVGAIFLPYVAVIFANAGVRKKGDGPSPFGPEPGKQIEGPRSTPLDHG encoded by the coding sequence GTGCCCGAGTCACGCGAACCCCGCAAGCAGCAGGTCTTCTCGATCACGTCCGCGGCGGAGTCGCAGACCCAGGATCGGGTTCGACGTGAGAAGCGCTATGCGTTCTCGATGCTGGTCCGCACCGTGTGCTTCCTGGGCGGCGTCGTGCTCGTCATGCAGCCCATGCCGTGGGCCGTGATCGGCTGGCTGATGTTCGTCGGCGCGATCTTCCTGCCGTACGTCGCGGTGATCTTCGCCAATGCGGGCGTCCGCAAGAAGGGCGACGGCCCGTCGCCGTTCGGCCCCGAGCCGGGCAAGCAGATCGAAGGCCCCCGCTCGACCCCCCTCGACCATGGCTGA
- a CDS encoding dodecin produces the protein MTDRTYRITEIVGTSPDGITEAVDNGIRRAGQTLRHLDWFEVTGIRGQITDTDVSHYQVTMKLGFRLEDDE, from the coding sequence ATGACTGACCGCACATACCGCATCACCGAGATCGTCGGCACCTCTCCGGATGGCATCACCGAGGCGGTGGACAACGGCATCAGGCGCGCGGGCCAGACCCTGCGCCACCTCGACTGGTTCGAGGTCACCGGCATCCGTGGACAGATCACCGACACCGACGTGTCGCACTACCAGGTGACGATGAAGCTGGGCTTCCGCCTCGAGGACGACGAGTGA
- a CDS encoding MFS transporter encodes MSVTTAARPGRTLRTYGFALAVTAVVALMVGASAPSPFYPVLEQEIGFSAATMTAIFAVYAVALLLTLLVAGSLSDHLGRKPVVSAGFVVLAVSMVAFWHADTVAVLFAARIVQGVAAGLLMSSLSAAVVDLEPPTRPGSAATLNSVSPLGGLAAGALFAGLLLDHSSSAPAVVFGGLTAAYLVIAAAVWLVPETSPRRTGLARSFLPRVGLPVAARAPFLRSAPAVFAGWATGGLYLSLGAPLVGQELGGTTHLEQGLVVAVLTGVGSVTCFVARHHSPRQVTIFGTTALAAGTALSLLALAAGSYAAFVAAAVVAGTGFGASFFGIMRSITPTAAPHERGELFASVYVVSYLAFGVPAVAAGIAAPHLGLAETTYVYGTVVVVLAASAALLRTFTTRD; translated from the coding sequence ATGTCCGTGACCACCGCCGCCCGTCCCGGCCGCACCCTCCGCACCTACGGTTTCGCGCTCGCGGTGACCGCCGTCGTCGCGCTGATGGTCGGCGCCAGCGCCCCCTCGCCCTTCTACCCGGTGCTGGAGCAGGAGATCGGCTTCTCCGCCGCCACCATGACGGCGATCTTCGCGGTGTACGCCGTCGCGCTCCTGTTGACGCTCCTGGTCGCCGGGTCGCTCTCGGATCACCTGGGCCGCAAGCCGGTGGTCTCGGCCGGCTTCGTCGTGCTGGCCGTGAGCATGGTCGCGTTCTGGCACGCCGACACGGTCGCCGTGCTGTTCGCGGCCCGGATCGTGCAGGGCGTCGCCGCAGGCCTGCTCATGTCGTCCCTCTCGGCCGCCGTGGTCGATCTGGAGCCGCCGACTCGGCCGGGGTCGGCCGCGACGCTCAACAGCGTCAGCCCGCTTGGCGGGCTCGCAGCGGGCGCATTGTTCGCGGGCCTGCTGCTCGACCACTCGTCATCCGCGCCGGCCGTCGTGTTCGGCGGGCTCACCGCGGCGTACCTGGTGATCGCCGCGGCCGTGTGGCTCGTGCCCGAGACGTCACCCCGGCGCACGGGACTCGCGCGCTCATTCCTGCCCCGGGTGGGCCTGCCCGTGGCCGCCCGCGCACCGTTCCTGCGCAGCGCCCCCGCGGTGTTCGCGGGGTGGGCGACCGGCGGTCTCTACCTGTCGCTCGGCGCTCCCCTGGTCGGGCAGGAGCTCGGCGGGACGACCCACCTCGAGCAGGGTCTCGTGGTGGCGGTGCTGACCGGCGTCGGATCCGTGACGTGCTTCGTCGCGCGCCACCACTCGCCCCGGCAGGTCACGATCTTCGGCACCACGGCGCTGGCCGCCGGCACGGCGCTGTCGCTCCTTGCCCTCGCCGCCGGCTCCTACGCGGCCTTCGTGGCGGCCGCCGTCGTCGCGGGGACGGGCTTCGGCGCGTCGTTCTTCGGCATCATGCGCTCCATCACACCCACGGCGGCACCACACGAGCGTGGAGAGCTGTTCGCGTCGGTGTACGTCGTGAGCTACCTGGCGTTCGGCGTGCCGGCGGTCGCCGCCGGCATCGCCGCACCACACCTGGGTCTGGCCGAGACGACGTACGTCTACGGCACCGTCGTCGTCGTGCTGGCGGCGTCGGCCGCGCTGTTGCGGACGTTCACGACCCGGGACTGA
- a CDS encoding ArsR/SmtB family transcription factor — MATIAPLPHPSIEDVALTDVLFALSDPARLEIVRELADGPLGMAECGATNPDLPKSTKSHLMKVLREAGIVRNEPDGRRRVVTLRRDELDAAFPGLLDSVLGARD, encoded by the coding sequence ATGGCGACGATTGCACCGCTGCCGCACCCGTCCATCGAGGACGTCGCACTGACCGACGTCCTGTTCGCGCTGAGCGACCCGGCGCGTCTGGAGATCGTGCGCGAGCTCGCGGACGGCCCGCTCGGGATGGCCGAGTGCGGGGCCACCAACCCCGACCTGCCCAAGTCGACCAAGTCGCACCTCATGAAGGTCCTGCGCGAGGCAGGCATCGTGCGCAACGAGCCCGACGGGCGGCGCCGGGTCGTGACCCTGCGACGTGACGAGCTCGACGCCGCGTTCCCGGGCCTGCTGGACTCGGTGCTGGGCGCCCGCGACTAA
- the serB gene encoding phosphoserine phosphatase SerB, which produces MTDPVPTLHFTDPTVLVTLTGPDQSGVTTRLFADLQPYGVEVIDVEQLVVRGRLILSVLLTVPSDVDALAATVDSVGAAFGLEVSVEHGTGDNRPRRVGRSQVVVLGAPLQPAAMAAISQRIKDDGGNIDRIVRMARYPVTAIRMEVSGADPDQLQADLAAVAYEQGVDVAVQENGILRHAQRLVVMDVDSTLIQGEVIEMIAAHAGCEDEVARITESAMRGELDFAQSLIARVALLEGVEESALDAVYDTLTYAPGARTMIRTLKRLGYRFALVSGGFTQIIEKIAAELDIDYYAANDLEVVDGRLTGRISGRIVDRAGKAEALRTFAEAARIPVKNTVAIGDGANDLDMLAASGLGIAFNAKPLVQEQARTSVNVPYLDAIIYLLGITREEVEAADAADAG; this is translated from the coding sequence ATGACCGATCCCGTGCCCACGCTGCACTTCACCGACCCCACCGTCCTCGTGACCCTCACCGGTCCCGACCAGAGCGGCGTCACGACGCGCCTGTTCGCCGATCTGCAGCCCTACGGGGTCGAGGTGATCGACGTCGAGCAGCTCGTCGTCCGCGGACGCCTCATCCTGAGCGTCCTGCTGACCGTCCCGTCCGACGTCGACGCCCTCGCCGCGACGGTCGACTCGGTCGGCGCCGCGTTCGGGCTGGAGGTCAGCGTCGAGCACGGGACGGGCGACAACCGCCCCCGCCGCGTCGGCCGGTCCCAGGTCGTGGTGCTGGGCGCTCCCCTGCAGCCGGCCGCGATGGCCGCGATCTCTCAGCGGATCAAGGACGACGGCGGCAACATCGACCGGATCGTCCGCATGGCGCGCTACCCCGTCACCGCGATCCGCATGGAGGTCTCGGGCGCCGACCCCGATCAGCTGCAGGCCGACCTGGCCGCCGTGGCGTACGAGCAGGGCGTGGACGTCGCGGTGCAGGAGAACGGCATCCTGCGCCACGCCCAGCGCCTCGTCGTGATGGACGTGGACTCGACGCTGATCCAGGGCGAGGTGATCGAGATGATCGCCGCCCACGCGGGGTGCGAGGACGAGGTCGCCCGGATCACCGAGTCCGCGATGCGCGGCGAGCTCGACTTCGCCCAGTCGTTGATCGCCCGGGTCGCGCTGCTCGAGGGCGTCGAGGAGTCCGCGCTGGACGCGGTCTACGACACGCTGACGTACGCGCCGGGCGCCCGCACCATGATCCGTACGCTCAAGCGCCTCGGCTACCGGTTCGCGCTCGTGAGTGGCGGCTTCACCCAGATCATCGAGAAGATCGCGGCCGAGCTCGACATCGACTACTACGCCGCGAACGATCTCGAGGTCGTCGACGGGCGGCTGACCGGCCGCATCTCGGGGCGCATCGTGGACCGCGCGGGCAAGGCCGAGGCGCTGCGCACGTTCGCCGAGGCCGCGCGCATCCCGGTGAAGAACACCGTCGCGATCGGCGACGGTGCCAACGACCTCGACATGCTCGCCGCCTCGGGCCTCGGCATCGCATTCAACGCCAAGCCGCTCGTGCAGGAGCAGGCCAGGACGTCGGTCAACGTCCCCTACCTCGACGCGATCATCTACCTGCTCGGCATCACGCGCGAGGAGGTCGAGGCAGCGGACGCCGCCGACGCCGGTTAG
- a CDS encoding ABC transporter ATP-binding protein, producing MPAAFELTHVSVERSGKALLDDVSWTVGEGERWVVLGPNGAGKTTLLQVIGAMLHPTKGTVEILGDTLGQVAVAELRTRIGHTSTKVADRIPPAESVRDAVLSAAHAVTGRWHEEYDEEDLARAEQILGEWGVSALAGRTFGTLSEGERKRVLIARALMTDPELLLLDEPGAGLDLGAREDLLASLEMLSRADDSPVLVMVSHHVEEIPVGFTHVLLMRDGKVVAQGPLETTLTADNLGVTFGQRIALDRAGGRYAARRAAYGRRADRSHQTGDTA from the coding sequence ATGCCTGCAGCTTTCGAGCTCACCCACGTGAGTGTGGAGCGATCGGGCAAGGCGTTGCTGGACGACGTGAGCTGGACGGTCGGTGAAGGCGAGCGCTGGGTCGTGCTCGGTCCCAACGGAGCGGGCAAGACGACCCTCCTGCAGGTCATCGGGGCCATGCTGCACCCGACCAAGGGCACCGTCGAGATCCTCGGCGACACGCTCGGCCAGGTCGCCGTCGCCGAGCTGCGCACCCGCATCGGCCACACCAGCACCAAGGTCGCCGACCGCATCCCCCCGGCCGAGTCCGTACGCGATGCGGTGCTGTCGGCCGCCCACGCGGTGACCGGGCGCTGGCACGAGGAGTACGACGAGGAGGACCTCGCCCGCGCGGAGCAGATCCTGGGCGAGTGGGGCGTCTCGGCGCTCGCGGGCCGGACCTTCGGCACGCTGTCCGAGGGTGAGCGCAAGCGCGTGCTGATCGCTCGCGCGCTCATGACCGACCCCGAGCTGCTGCTCCTCGACGAGCCGGGCGCAGGACTCGACCTCGGTGCGCGCGAGGACCTGCTGGCGAGCCTCGAGATGCTCTCCCGCGCCGACGACTCACCCGTGCTGGTGATGGTGTCGCACCACGTCGAGGAGATCCCGGTCGGGTTCACCCACGTGCTGCTGATGCGCGACGGCAAGGTCGTCGCGCAGGGCCCGCTGGAGACGACCCTGACAGCGGACAATCTCGGCGTCACCTTCGGCCAGCGCATCGCGCTGGACCGCGCGGGTGGACGCTATGCGGCTCGTCGGGCAGCATACGGACGACGCGCCGACCGAAGCCACCAGACAGGGGACACCGCATGA
- a CDS encoding NfeD family protein: MIDWMQEHAWATWLGLAVVLALIELVSLDLVLLMFAIGALSAAVVAAVGGPVWLAIVVFALVSVMLLFLVRPPVVEKLHAGPTLKTGPEALVGATGIVVEPVTPLDGRILLRGEIWSARAMDDAAYETGHHVLVTQIDGATAVVTSKEI, translated from the coding sequence ATGATCGACTGGATGCAGGAGCACGCCTGGGCGACCTGGCTCGGGCTGGCCGTGGTCCTGGCGCTCATCGAGCTCGTGAGCCTCGACCTGGTCCTGCTGATGTTCGCGATCGGGGCCCTGTCGGCCGCTGTCGTCGCGGCGGTCGGTGGCCCGGTCTGGCTCGCGATCGTCGTGTTCGCACTCGTGTCGGTGATGCTGCTGTTCCTGGTCCGTCCGCCCGTCGTCGAGAAGCTGCACGCCGGGCCGACCCTGAAGACCGGTCCCGAGGCGCTGGTCGGCGCGACCGGCATCGTGGTCGAGCCCGTCACCCCGCTGGACGGACGCATCCTGTTGCGCGGTGAGATCTGGTCGGCTCGCGCGATGGACGACGCTGCGTACGAGACCGGCCACCACGTCCTTGTCACCCAGATCGACGGCGCCACCGCCGTCGTCACCTCCAAGGAGATCTGA
- a CDS encoding SPFH domain-containing protein: MSAALIVLILLAVLAIVVVSMTVKIVPQARSGIVERFGKYRTTLSAGLNIVVPFIDKVRYVIDLREQVVSFPPQPVITEDNLVVSIDTVIYFQVTDPVAATYEIANYIQAIEQLTMTTLRNITGGMTLEHALTSRDQINSGLRGELDSATGKWGIRVNRVELKGIDPPPSIIDAMEQQMRAERNKRAAILTAEGERQSAILTAEGDKQSAILTAEGQRQAQILTAQADRQAQILRSQGEAQAIQTVFQAIHDGNPDQKLLSYQYLQMLPKIAEGDNATTWIIPAELTKALGTLGGTIGSIPVDGGGSKTRVDYDASIEDDVAADTAATNEAVQEALDAAKAAENPATTAADLPSQEEPPPPPPAGGTPQA, from the coding sequence ATGTCAGCAGCACTCATCGTGCTCATCCTGCTCGCCGTCCTGGCGATCGTGGTCGTCTCCATGACGGTCAAGATCGTGCCCCAGGCGCGATCGGGGATTGTCGAGCGATTCGGCAAGTACCGCACGACCCTGTCGGCCGGCCTCAACATCGTCGTGCCGTTCATCGACAAGGTCCGCTACGTGATCGACCTGCGCGAGCAGGTCGTCTCGTTCCCGCCGCAGCCGGTCATCACCGAGGACAACCTCGTGGTCTCGATCGACACGGTCATCTACTTCCAGGTGACCGACCCGGTCGCCGCGACGTACGAGATCGCCAACTACATCCAGGCGATCGAGCAGCTCACCATGACGACGCTGCGCAACATCACCGGTGGCATGACGCTGGAGCACGCGCTGACCAGCCGTGACCAGATCAACTCCGGCCTGCGCGGCGAGCTGGACTCCGCGACCGGCAAGTGGGGCATCCGCGTCAACCGGGTCGAGCTCAAGGGCATCGACCCGCCGCCGTCGATCATCGACGCGATGGAGCAGCAGATGCGCGCCGAGCGCAACAAGCGTGCCGCGATCCTCACGGCCGAGGGCGAGCGCCAGTCCGCGATCCTGACCGCCGAGGGCGACAAGCAGTCGGCCATCCTGACCGCCGAGGGCCAGCGCCAGGCGCAGATCCTCACCGCTCAGGCCGACCGGCAGGCGCAGATCCTGCGCTCGCAGGGTGAGGCCCAGGCCATCCAGACGGTCTTCCAGGCCATCCACGACGGCAACCCGGACCAGAAGCTGCTGTCCTACCAGTACCTGCAGATGCTGCCGAAGATCGCCGAGGGCGACAACGCCACGACGTGGATCATCCCCGCCGAGCTCACCAAGGCGCTCGGCACGCTGGGCGGCACGATCGGCTCGATCCCCGTCGACGGTGGCGGCAGCAAGACCCGCGTGGACTACGACGCGTCGATCGAGGACGACGTCGCAGCCGACACCGCGGCGACCAACGAGGCGGTCCAGGAGGCGCTGGACGCGGCCAAGGCGGCGGAGAACCCGGCGACCACTGCCGCGGACCTGCCGTCGCAGGAGGAGCCCCCGCCGCCGCCCCCCGCGGGCGGGACTCCGCAGGCCTGA
- a CDS encoding lytic transglycosylase domain-containing protein, with protein sequence MKRVESNGDRSTNGLLLALSGVLVVAAALIAVSALTVGTDDVPDRSTGQPPVTQQLPAPTATPTTTMAPVQPADEAVRPEPARVRSGVAPAWVDRIAAGTGIGPVAVEAYGAASLRLARERPACRLGWTTLAGIGAVESGHGTEGGSRLRTDGTTTRKILGPALDGTAGNGSIRSDRDSARLHGDAQWDHAMGPMQFIPSTWQRWRSDGNRDGVADPHNIFDAAYAAGRYLCASGGDMTTGPGWTRAVFSYNHSDAYVLSVLARANRYAGD encoded by the coding sequence ATGAAAAGGGTCGAGTCCAACGGGGACCGCTCGACGAACGGCCTGCTGCTCGCACTGAGCGGCGTCCTGGTCGTCGCGGCCGCGCTCATCGCGGTCTCGGCGCTGACAGTGGGCACCGACGACGTCCCGGACCGCTCCACCGGGCAGCCTCCGGTCACGCAGCAGCTCCCGGCACCGACAGCGACACCGACCACCACGATGGCTCCGGTCCAGCCGGCCGACGAGGCCGTCAGGCCCGAGCCGGCCCGCGTCCGCTCGGGCGTCGCCCCGGCCTGGGTGGACCGGATCGCGGCGGGCACCGGGATCGGGCCGGTGGCCGTGGAGGCGTACGGCGCGGCGTCGCTGCGCCTGGCCAGGGAACGGCCCGCGTGCCGGTTGGGCTGGACGACCCTCGCGGGCATCGGCGCGGTCGAGTCGGGCCACGGCACCGAGGGCGGTTCCCGGCTGCGCACCGACGGGACCACGACCCGCAAGATCCTCGGGCCCGCGCTCGACGGCACGGCAGGCAACGGGAGCATCCGCTCGGACCGGGACTCCGCGCGCCTGCACGGTGACGCGCAGTGGGACCACGCGATGGGACCCATGCAGTTCATCCCGTCCACGTGGCAGCGCTGGCGCTCAGACGGCAACCGCGACGGGGTCGCGGACCCGCACAACATCTTCGACGCGGCCTACGCGGCCGGTCGATACCTGTGCGCGTCCGGCGGTGACATGACGACCGGCCCGGGGTGGACCCGGGCGGTGTTCTCCTACAACCACTCCGACGCGTACGTCCTCAGCGTCCTGGCCCGGGCCAACCGCTACGCAGGCGACTGA